The following proteins are co-located in the Apium graveolens cultivar Ventura chromosome 5, ASM990537v1, whole genome shotgun sequence genome:
- the LOC141723426 gene encoding AP2-like ethylene-responsive transcription factor ANT isoform X2, translating to MKSMSNDSNNSKNNNNWLDFSLSPDHAMTNTLEAHSHSQHSSSGALLPTSNGSSFNIHSHFNYSGIYSGMGGENGGSLYSPLSLMPLKSDGSLCIMEAMTRSQPQGMINSKSKLEDFFGGSTMGTHSFKNNGRATAPMALSLDSMYYHHNQEQHDTKNSQDLVNHLQENSRQQIEIQNYQDYYAYRGHELYQTPSGETKDSQLGDCSFNLPTVPENEVSGMKNWVSRNYLVSHSLDQQNMNGCMSVVGESVSANGALGSGDLHSLSLTMSPGSHQNSPAIANSLVMDTKKRGSGKVDQKQIVHRKSIDTFGQRTSQYRGVTRHRWTGRYEAHLWDNSCKKEGQGRKGRQVYLGGYDMEEKAARAYDSAALKYWGPATHINFPLENYRQELEDMKNMTRQEFVAHLRRKSSGFSRGASIYRGVTRHHQHGRWQARIGRVAGNKDLYLGTFSTQEEAAEAYDVAAIKFRGTNAVTNFDISKYDVERIMASNTLLAGEMARRNKDVISPSAVSNYNPFTQNHNSEGCVSRDSTGSTSNWKYHPSQPDKTLASAENFRSSYVSLSGHNLLGIGISPLVGAQQEANESLNLGTPSLSTDSLSVNSLTASRKGSPNNTTLPMLLCNPATSTGSWITTAQLGPHAPVFAAWTDA from the exons ATGAAGTCCATGAGCAATGATAGTAACAACAGCAAAAACAATAACAACTGGTTAGATTTCTCACTCTCTCCTGATCATGCCATGACCAACACTTTAGAAGCTCATTCACACTCTCAGCATTCTTCTTCTGGTGCACTACTCCCAACAAGTAATGGCAGCTCTTTTAACATTCATTCTCATTTTAACTACTCTGGAATATACAGTGGTATGGGAGGTGAAAATGGTGGCAGCCTCTACTCTCCTTTGTCTTTGATGCCACTTAAGTCTGATGGCTCACTCTGCATCATGGAAGCTATGACAAGGTCTCAACCACAAG GAAtgataaattcaaaatcaaaacttgaagatttctttggtggttCAACAATGGGGACCCATTCCTTTAAAAACAATGGCAGAGCTACTGCACCTATGGCTCTGAGCTTGGACAGCATGTATTATCACCATAACCAAGAGCAACATGATACTAAAAATAGTCAAGATCTTGTAAACCATCTTCAAGAAAACTCAAGGCAGCAGATTGAGATTCAAAATTACCAAGACTACTATGCATACAGAGGCCATGAACTGTACCAAACACCATCAGGGGAGACTAAAGATTCCCAACTTGGAGATTGCAGTTTTAATCTTCCAACAGTGCCAGAGAATGAAGTATCTGGAATGAAGAACTGGGTTTCAAGGAATTACCTTGTCAGTCATTCATTGGATCAGCAAAACATGAATGGTTGCATGAGTGTTGTGGGAGAATCTGTGTCTGCTAATGGTGCATTGGGGTCTGGGGATTTACATTCTTTGAGCTTGACCATGAGTCCTGGTTCACATCAAAACTCTCCAGCAATAGCTAATTCTTTAGTCATGGATACAAAGAAAAGAGGGTCTGGAAAGGTGGACCAGAAGCAGATTGTTCATAGGAAGTCTATTGATACATTTGGCCAAAGAACCTCACAGTATAGAGGTGTTACAAG ACATAGATGGACTGGTAGATATGAAGCTCATTTATGGGACAATAGTTGCAAAAAAGAAGGCCAGGGCAGGAAGGGAAGGCAAG TTTACCTGG GTGGTTATGATATGGAAGAGAAAGCTGCGAGGGCTTATGATTCAGCAGCGCTTAAGTACTGGGGACCTGCGACTCATATTAACTTTCCG TTGGAAAATTATCGTCAAGAACttgaagacatgaagaatatGACCAGACAGGAATTTGTAGCTCACTTGAGAAG GAAGAGCAGTGGGTTCTCTAGGGGTGCTTCAATCTATAGAGGAGTAACAAG ACATCATCAACACGGCCGATGGCAAGCTCGAATTGGCCGCGTGGCAGGAAACAAGGACCTATATCTTGGCACATTTA GCACCCAAGAGGAAGCTGCTGAGGCGTATGATGTAGCAGCGATTAAGTTTCGTGGAACAAATGCTGTCACAAATTTTGACATATCGAAGTATGATGTAGAACGTATCATGGCAAGCAATACTCTTCTTGCTGGGGAAATGGCAAGACGAAACAAGGACGTTATTTCCCCTTCTGCAGTCTCCAACTATAACCCTTTTACTCAAAACCATAACAGTGAAGGATGCGTCTCAAGAGATAGCACTGGGAGCACATCTAACTGGAAATATCATCCTTCACAGCCTGATAAAACTCTAGCCAGTGCTGAAAATTTCAGGTCATCATATGTCTCTCTGAGCGGACATAATCTGCTCGGAATTGGAATAAGTCCATTGGTTGGAGCGCAGCAAGAGGCAAATGAATCTTTAAACTTGGGCACTCCCTCCTTGTCAACAGATTCTTTATCGGTGAATAGCTTAACGGCCTCTAGAAAAGGCAGCCCGAATAATACCACCCTTCCGATGCTTCTCTGTAACCCTGCAACTAGTACCGGTTCTTGGATCACAACGGCGCAACTGGGACCTCATGCACCTGTTTTCGCTGCATGGACAGATGCATGA
- the LOC141723426 gene encoding AP2-like ethylene-responsive transcription factor ANT isoform X1 encodes MKSMSNDSNNSKNNNNWLDFSLSPDHAMTNTLEAHSHSQHSSSGALLPTSNGSSFNIHSHFNYSGIYSGMGGENGGSLYSPLSLMPLKSDGSLCIMEAMTRSQPQGMINSKSKLEDFFGGSTMGTHSFKNNGRATAPMALSLDSMYYHHNQEQHDTKNSQDLVNHLQENSRQQIEIQNYQDYYAYRGHELYQTPSGETKDSQLGDCSFNLPTVPENEVSGMKNWVSRNYLVSHSLDQQNMNGCMSVVGESVSANGALGSGDLHSLSLTMSPGSHQNSPAIANSLVMDTKKRGSGKVDQKQIVHRKSIDTFGQRTSQYRGVTRHRWTGRYEAHLWDNSCKKEGQGRKGRQVYLGGYDMEEKAARAYDSAALKYWGPATHINFPLENYRQELEDMKNMTRQEFVAHLRRKSSGFSRGASIYRGVTSRHHQHGRWQARIGRVAGNKDLYLGTFSTQEEAAEAYDVAAIKFRGTNAVTNFDISKYDVERIMASNTLLAGEMARRNKDVISPSAVSNYNPFTQNHNSEGCVSRDSTGSTSNWKYHPSQPDKTLASAENFRSSYVSLSGHNLLGIGISPLVGAQQEANESLNLGTPSLSTDSLSVNSLTASRKGSPNNTTLPMLLCNPATSTGSWITTAQLGPHAPVFAAWTDA; translated from the exons ATGAAGTCCATGAGCAATGATAGTAACAACAGCAAAAACAATAACAACTGGTTAGATTTCTCACTCTCTCCTGATCATGCCATGACCAACACTTTAGAAGCTCATTCACACTCTCAGCATTCTTCTTCTGGTGCACTACTCCCAACAAGTAATGGCAGCTCTTTTAACATTCATTCTCATTTTAACTACTCTGGAATATACAGTGGTATGGGAGGTGAAAATGGTGGCAGCCTCTACTCTCCTTTGTCTTTGATGCCACTTAAGTCTGATGGCTCACTCTGCATCATGGAAGCTATGACAAGGTCTCAACCACAAG GAAtgataaattcaaaatcaaaacttgaagatttctttggtggttCAACAATGGGGACCCATTCCTTTAAAAACAATGGCAGAGCTACTGCACCTATGGCTCTGAGCTTGGACAGCATGTATTATCACCATAACCAAGAGCAACATGATACTAAAAATAGTCAAGATCTTGTAAACCATCTTCAAGAAAACTCAAGGCAGCAGATTGAGATTCAAAATTACCAAGACTACTATGCATACAGAGGCCATGAACTGTACCAAACACCATCAGGGGAGACTAAAGATTCCCAACTTGGAGATTGCAGTTTTAATCTTCCAACAGTGCCAGAGAATGAAGTATCTGGAATGAAGAACTGGGTTTCAAGGAATTACCTTGTCAGTCATTCATTGGATCAGCAAAACATGAATGGTTGCATGAGTGTTGTGGGAGAATCTGTGTCTGCTAATGGTGCATTGGGGTCTGGGGATTTACATTCTTTGAGCTTGACCATGAGTCCTGGTTCACATCAAAACTCTCCAGCAATAGCTAATTCTTTAGTCATGGATACAAAGAAAAGAGGGTCTGGAAAGGTGGACCAGAAGCAGATTGTTCATAGGAAGTCTATTGATACATTTGGCCAAAGAACCTCACAGTATAGAGGTGTTACAAG ACATAGATGGACTGGTAGATATGAAGCTCATTTATGGGACAATAGTTGCAAAAAAGAAGGCCAGGGCAGGAAGGGAAGGCAAG TTTACCTGG GTGGTTATGATATGGAAGAGAAAGCTGCGAGGGCTTATGATTCAGCAGCGCTTAAGTACTGGGGACCTGCGACTCATATTAACTTTCCG TTGGAAAATTATCGTCAAGAACttgaagacatgaagaatatGACCAGACAGGAATTTGTAGCTCACTTGAGAAG GAAGAGCAGTGGGTTCTCTAGGGGTGCTTCAATCTATAGAGGAGTAACAAG CAGACATCATCAACACGGCCGATGGCAAGCTCGAATTGGCCGCGTGGCAGGAAACAAGGACCTATATCTTGGCACATTTA GCACCCAAGAGGAAGCTGCTGAGGCGTATGATGTAGCAGCGATTAAGTTTCGTGGAACAAATGCTGTCACAAATTTTGACATATCGAAGTATGATGTAGAACGTATCATGGCAAGCAATACTCTTCTTGCTGGGGAAATGGCAAGACGAAACAAGGACGTTATTTCCCCTTCTGCAGTCTCCAACTATAACCCTTTTACTCAAAACCATAACAGTGAAGGATGCGTCTCAAGAGATAGCACTGGGAGCACATCTAACTGGAAATATCATCCTTCACAGCCTGATAAAACTCTAGCCAGTGCTGAAAATTTCAGGTCATCATATGTCTCTCTGAGCGGACATAATCTGCTCGGAATTGGAATAAGTCCATTGGTTGGAGCGCAGCAAGAGGCAAATGAATCTTTAAACTTGGGCACTCCCTCCTTGTCAACAGATTCTTTATCGGTGAATAGCTTAACGGCCTCTAGAAAAGGCAGCCCGAATAATACCACCCTTCCGATGCTTCTCTGTAACCCTGCAACTAGTACCGGTTCTTGGATCACAACGGCGCAACTGGGACCTCATGCACCTGTTTTCGCTGCATGGACAGATGCATGA
- the LOC141723426 gene encoding AP2-like ethylene-responsive transcription factor ANT isoform X3, whose product MKSMSNDSNNSKNNNNCGMGGENGGSLYSPLSLMPLKSDGSLCIMEAMTRSQPQGMINSKSKLEDFFGGSTMGTHSFKNNGRATAPMALSLDSMYYHHNQEQHDTKNSQDLVNHLQENSRQQIEIQNYQDYYAYRGHELYQTPSGETKDSQLGDCSFNLPTVPENEVSGMKNWVSRNYLVSHSLDQQNMNGCMSVVGESVSANGALGSGDLHSLSLTMSPGSHQNSPAIANSLVMDTKKRGSGKVDQKQIVHRKSIDTFGQRTSQYRGVTRHRWTGRYEAHLWDNSCKKEGQGRKGRQVYLGGYDMEEKAARAYDSAALKYWGPATHINFPLENYRQELEDMKNMTRQEFVAHLRRKSSGFSRGASIYRGVTSRHHQHGRWQARIGRVAGNKDLYLGTFSTQEEAAEAYDVAAIKFRGTNAVTNFDISKYDVERIMASNTLLAGEMARRNKDVISPSAVSNYNPFTQNHNSEGCVSRDSTGSTSNWKYHPSQPDKTLASAENFRSSYVSLSGHNLLGIGISPLVGAQQEANESLNLGTPSLSTDSLSVNSLTASRKGSPNNTTLPMLLCNPATSTGSWITTAQLGPHAPVFAAWTDA is encoded by the exons ATGAAGTCCATGAGCAATGATAGTAACAACAGCAAAAACAATAACAACTG TGGTATGGGAGGTGAAAATGGTGGCAGCCTCTACTCTCCTTTGTCTTTGATGCCACTTAAGTCTGATGGCTCACTCTGCATCATGGAAGCTATGACAAGGTCTCAACCACAAG GAAtgataaattcaaaatcaaaacttgaagatttctttggtggttCAACAATGGGGACCCATTCCTTTAAAAACAATGGCAGAGCTACTGCACCTATGGCTCTGAGCTTGGACAGCATGTATTATCACCATAACCAAGAGCAACATGATACTAAAAATAGTCAAGATCTTGTAAACCATCTTCAAGAAAACTCAAGGCAGCAGATTGAGATTCAAAATTACCAAGACTACTATGCATACAGAGGCCATGAACTGTACCAAACACCATCAGGGGAGACTAAAGATTCCCAACTTGGAGATTGCAGTTTTAATCTTCCAACAGTGCCAGAGAATGAAGTATCTGGAATGAAGAACTGGGTTTCAAGGAATTACCTTGTCAGTCATTCATTGGATCAGCAAAACATGAATGGTTGCATGAGTGTTGTGGGAGAATCTGTGTCTGCTAATGGTGCATTGGGGTCTGGGGATTTACATTCTTTGAGCTTGACCATGAGTCCTGGTTCACATCAAAACTCTCCAGCAATAGCTAATTCTTTAGTCATGGATACAAAGAAAAGAGGGTCTGGAAAGGTGGACCAGAAGCAGATTGTTCATAGGAAGTCTATTGATACATTTGGCCAAAGAACCTCACAGTATAGAGGTGTTACAAG ACATAGATGGACTGGTAGATATGAAGCTCATTTATGGGACAATAGTTGCAAAAAAGAAGGCCAGGGCAGGAAGGGAAGGCAAG TTTACCTGG GTGGTTATGATATGGAAGAGAAAGCTGCGAGGGCTTATGATTCAGCAGCGCTTAAGTACTGGGGACCTGCGACTCATATTAACTTTCCG TTGGAAAATTATCGTCAAGAACttgaagacatgaagaatatGACCAGACAGGAATTTGTAGCTCACTTGAGAAG GAAGAGCAGTGGGTTCTCTAGGGGTGCTTCAATCTATAGAGGAGTAACAAG CAGACATCATCAACACGGCCGATGGCAAGCTCGAATTGGCCGCGTGGCAGGAAACAAGGACCTATATCTTGGCACATTTA GCACCCAAGAGGAAGCTGCTGAGGCGTATGATGTAGCAGCGATTAAGTTTCGTGGAACAAATGCTGTCACAAATTTTGACATATCGAAGTATGATGTAGAACGTATCATGGCAAGCAATACTCTTCTTGCTGGGGAAATGGCAAGACGAAACAAGGACGTTATTTCCCCTTCTGCAGTCTCCAACTATAACCCTTTTACTCAAAACCATAACAGTGAAGGATGCGTCTCAAGAGATAGCACTGGGAGCACATCTAACTGGAAATATCATCCTTCACAGCCTGATAAAACTCTAGCCAGTGCTGAAAATTTCAGGTCATCATATGTCTCTCTGAGCGGACATAATCTGCTCGGAATTGGAATAAGTCCATTGGTTGGAGCGCAGCAAGAGGCAAATGAATCTTTAAACTTGGGCACTCCCTCCTTGTCAACAGATTCTTTATCGGTGAATAGCTTAACGGCCTCTAGAAAAGGCAGCCCGAATAATACCACCCTTCCGATGCTTCTCTGTAACCCTGCAACTAGTACCGGTTCTTGGATCACAACGGCGCAACTGGGACCTCATGCACCTGTTTTCGCTGCATGGACAGATGCATGA